In a genomic window of Nesterenkonia halotolerans:
- the ctaE gene encoding aa3-type cytochrome oxidase subunit III encodes MTSATQAPIAPARTLPNRPNMVSVGTMVWLTSELMFFAGLFAMYFTLRSTQPEMFAEGGGTLAIPLATTITVILVASSVTAQFGVFAAERHQPRRTGGAFQIQHWGMVEWYILSFLMGAVFIAGQTFEFAELVSHGITVSSNSFGSAFYITTGFHGLHVVGGLIAFLYVIARAYFSVKFTHREAHAAVVISYYWHFVDVVWIALFGIVYLLPMFA; translated from the coding sequence GTGACGTCTGCAACCCAAGCCCCAATCGCTCCGGCGCGAACGCTGCCGAACCGTCCCAACATGGTGTCCGTGGGCACCATGGTCTGGCTCACCAGCGAGCTGATGTTCTTCGCCGGCCTGTTCGCCATGTACTTCACGCTGCGCTCCACGCAGCCTGAGATGTTCGCCGAAGGTGGTGGAACGCTCGCGATCCCGCTGGCCACCACCATCACCGTGATCCTGGTCGCGAGCTCGGTGACGGCTCAGTTCGGCGTCTTCGCCGCCGAGCGGCACCAGCCTCGCCGCACCGGCGGAGCCTTCCAGATCCAGCACTGGGGCATGGTGGAGTGGTACATCCTCTCCTTCCTCATGGGAGCCGTCTTCATCGCAGGTCAGACCTTCGAGTTTGCCGAGCTGGTGTCCCACGGGATCACAGTCTCCTCAAACTCCTTCGGGTCCGCCTTCTACATCACCACGGGCTTCCACGGACTGCACGTGGTCGGCGGGCTGATCGCCTTCCTCTACGTGATTGCCCGTGCGTACTTCAGCGTGAAGTTCACACACCGGGAAGCCCACGCAGCAGTCGTCATCTCGTACTACTGGCACTTCGTCGACGTCGTCTGGATCGCGCTCTTCGGCATCGTGTACCTGTTGCCGATGTTCGCCTGA
- the ctaC gene encoding aa3-type cytochrome oxidase subunit II: MSSHKRTGSRGRAVKTVALASAAALVLSACSGDNPAARGWLPGSRDTTSNTAELTDLWVNSWIAALIVGLITWGLMLWCMIAYRRRKGETGYPRQLAYNIPLEIMYTIVPLVMVGVLFFYTDQVQRSVDDPNEDPDLVIDVRGKQWAWDFNYNYEGEERYFAGVQANLTGEEGVRDDLPTLYLPVDEPVTFELNARDVIHSFWIPAFLQKRDMIPGRTNTIHLTPQELGSFDGKCAELCGEYHSEMLFNVEVVSDEEFRDYLETLPEGKLGDEYDRNPNLAENVAVTEGDD; encoded by the coding sequence GTGAGTTCGCATAAACGAACCGGCAGCCGAGGCCGTGCAGTCAAGACAGTTGCACTGGCCAGCGCGGCGGCACTGGTGCTCAGCGCCTGCTCCGGAGACAACCCCGCGGCACGCGGGTGGCTTCCGGGCAGCCGAGACACCACCAGCAACACTGCTGAACTGACCGATCTATGGGTCAACTCCTGGATCGCGGCGCTCATCGTGGGGCTGATCACCTGGGGCCTGATGCTCTGGTGCATGATCGCCTACCGTCGGCGCAAGGGTGAGACCGGATACCCCCGCCAGCTGGCGTACAACATCCCGCTGGAGATCATGTACACCATCGTCCCCTTGGTCATGGTGGGTGTGCTGTTCTTCTACACCGATCAGGTCCAGCGTTCGGTCGATGACCCCAACGAGGACCCGGATCTGGTGATCGATGTCCGCGGCAAGCAGTGGGCCTGGGACTTCAACTACAACTACGAGGGCGAAGAGCGCTACTTCGCCGGCGTGCAGGCCAACCTCACCGGTGAGGAAGGTGTCCGCGATGACCTGCCGACGCTCTACCTCCCGGTGGACGAGCCCGTCACCTTCGAGCTGAACGCCCGTGACGTCATCCACTCGTTCTGGATCCCGGCCTTCCTGCAGAAGCGGGACATGATCCCCGGCCGCACGAACACCATTCACCTGACACCGCAGGAGCTCGGCAGCTTCGACGGCAAGTGCGCGGAGCTCTGCGGCGAATACCACTCGGAGATGCTCTTCAACGTGGAGGTCGTATCGGATGAAGAGTTCCGTGACTACCTCGAGACTCTCCCCGAGGGCAAGCTCGGCGATGAGTATGACCGCAATCCAAACCTGGCCGAAAATGTGGCCGTGACTGAAGGGGACGACTGA
- a CDS encoding HesB/IscA family protein — protein sequence MSTTTEDTTATTAGETAATEISGSTVDGFKTHQVELSETAAQKVSSLLQQEGREDLRLRVAVQPGGCSGLIYQLYFDERVLDGDALRAFSGVEVVVDKMSVPYLEGATIDFEDSISKQGFTIDNPNAGGSCACGDSFH from the coding sequence ATGAGCACCACCACCGAAGACACCACCGCCACGACGGCGGGGGAGACCGCCGCAACTGAGATCTCCGGATCCACTGTGGACGGCTTCAAGACTCACCAGGTTGAGCTGAGCGAGACCGCGGCGCAGAAGGTCTCGTCGCTGCTCCAGCAGGAGGGTCGCGAGGATCTTCGCCTGCGCGTGGCAGTCCAGCCCGGCGGATGCTCGGGTCTGATCTACCAGCTCTACTTCGACGAGCGCGTCCTCGACGGCGACGCACTGCGTGCCTTCAGCGGGGTGGAGGTCGTCGTGGACAAGATGAGCGTTCCTTACCTTGAGGGCGCCACCATCGACTTCGAGGACTCCATCTCGAAGCAGGGCTTCACCATCGACAACCCGAATGCCGGCGGTTCCTGCGCCTGCGGTGACTCCTTCCACTGA
- a CDS encoding cytochrome c oxidase subunit 4: MKTNIRLFGALGVFALIVAFIYGFWSGFEDLAGFPLLLLTSGMALMLWFYLRMVAKNSEVLDSDNPEGEIEQMAGNYGEFSPWSWWPIGLGFSAAFAFFGLAIDWWVFFIALIPGLFFITGWVLEFNRKRYAH; encoded by the coding sequence ATGAAGACCAATATCAGGCTCTTCGGCGCGCTCGGCGTATTCGCCCTGATCGTGGCCTTCATCTACGGATTCTGGAGTGGATTCGAGGATCTCGCCGGATTCCCGCTGCTGCTTCTGACCTCCGGCATGGCGCTCATGCTCTGGTTCTACCTGCGCATGGTGGCCAAGAACAGCGAAGTGCTCGACAGCGACAACCCCGAGGGCGAGATCGAGCAGATGGCGGGCAACTACGGGGAGTTCTCCCCGTGGAGCTGGTGGCCGATCGGTCTCGGCTTCTCCGCCGCGTTCGCCTTCTTCGGTCTCGCGATCGACTGGTGGGTCTTCTTCATCGCGCTGATCCCCGGACTGTTCTTCATCACCGGATGGGTGCTGGAGTTCAACCGCAAGCGCTACGCCCACTGA
- the def gene encoding peptide deformylase, whose protein sequence is MTIRPITIHGEPVLHRRADDVETIDDSIRELVADMFETQEAAHGVGLAAPQIGVGLRIFTYAYPDSGDQPSRGVIINPRLRIIGKISKEAPDRDEEAEGCLSAPGYSYPLKRSEHVEITGLDLQGEVLSFEATGWFARILQHEYDHLDGYLYVNRLDAKWARRWKKAMKREGWNEPGLSWLPGVDPDPFGHDEPEEASESGLSSQTG, encoded by the coding sequence ATGACGATCCGCCCCATCACCATCCACGGCGAACCAGTGCTCCACCGGCGCGCGGACGACGTGGAGACCATCGACGATTCCATCCGTGAACTCGTCGCAGACATGTTCGAGACCCAAGAGGCGGCCCACGGCGTCGGACTGGCGGCACCCCAGATCGGTGTGGGGCTGCGCATCTTCACCTACGCGTACCCGGACTCCGGCGACCAGCCCAGCAGAGGCGTCATCATCAATCCGCGCCTGCGGATCATCGGGAAGATCTCCAAGGAAGCCCCGGACCGTGATGAGGAAGCTGAGGGCTGCCTCTCAGCGCCGGGCTACAGCTATCCGCTCAAGCGCAGCGAACACGTGGAGATCACGGGTCTCGACCTGCAGGGCGAGGTGCTCAGCTTCGAGGCCACCGGATGGTTCGCCCGCATCCTCCAGCACGAGTACGACCACCTCGACGGCTATCTCTACGTCAACCGGCTCGATGCCAAGTGGGCCAGGAGATGGAAGAAGGCGATGAAGCGCGAGGGATGGAACGAACCCGGACTGAGCTGGCTGCCAGGAGTGGATCCCGATCCCTTCGGCCACGACGAGCCCGAAGAGGCCTCAGAGTCGGGGCTCAGCTCGCAGACCGGCTGA
- the qcrC gene encoding cytochrome bc1 complex diheme cytochrome c subunit, with product MKALSQQRRHPLAAVALLLLGLLLTGGLYAAATSVNEAQASNVTDAYTASDVEEGERLFVANCATCHGINAVGSDAGPSLVGAGAAAVDFQVSTGRMPMQMSGPQAQQKPAQFNDEQTMQLSAYVASLGAGPAVPEDEYLDASEGDISRGGELFRINCAMCHNAAAAGGALTEGKFAPSLDGVESVHIYEAMVTGPQNMPEFNDSNIPPEDKRDIIAFLKNNESQGVPGGFALGSLGPVSEGLLIWTLGLVLLIGSMVWLTSRSS from the coding sequence GTGAAGGCACTTTCACAGCAGCGTCGCCACCCCCTTGCGGCAGTGGCACTGCTCCTCCTGGGCCTCTTGCTCACGGGAGGGCTCTATGCCGCCGCGACCTCCGTGAACGAGGCACAGGCATCGAACGTTACCGATGCCTACACCGCCTCGGACGTGGAGGAGGGCGAACGCCTCTTCGTGGCCAACTGCGCCACCTGCCACGGCATCAACGCCGTCGGCAGCGACGCCGGGCCCTCGCTGGTCGGCGCCGGAGCCGCGGCCGTCGACTTCCAGGTCAGCACCGGTCGCATGCCGATGCAGATGTCGGGTCCGCAGGCGCAGCAGAAGCCCGCGCAGTTCAACGATGAACAGACGATGCAGCTCTCGGCCTATGTCGCTTCCCTCGGTGCCGGTCCTGCCGTACCCGAGGACGAGTACCTCGACGCCTCTGAGGGAGACATCTCCCGCGGCGGCGAGCTCTTCCGCATCAACTGCGCGATGTGCCACAACGCGGCCGCCGCCGGCGGCGCGCTCACCGAGGGCAAGTTCGCGCCATCGCTCGATGGCGTGGAGTCGGTGCACATCTACGAGGCGATGGTCACCGGCCCGCAGAACATGCCGGAGTTCAACGACTCGAACATTCCTCCCGAGGACAAGCGCGACATCATCGCGTTCCTGAAGAACAACGAATCTCAAGGCGTGCCCGGTGGCTTCGCACTCGGCTCCCTGGGACCTGTGTCGGAAGGTCTGCTCATCTGGACCCTCGGACTGGTCCTGCTGATCGGCTCCATGGTCTGGCTGACCTCACGGTCCTCCTGA
- a CDS encoding DUF3043 domain-containing protein, translating to MLGRKKNTADQIAEAEAARAREDASTTRRQPEKKGVPTPKRSEQVAARRRPLVQNDRKLARAAQRQQMADQRVKMRRAMETGEEKYLPPRDRGPQRRFVRDYVDARFGIGEWMLILVLVFLFASFVMNEQMRIVVSQILWLFVLAVIVEAWWVGRTVRKKLDAKFGSDNRERGIRFYAAMRALQIRRLRLPKPLVARGQFPS from the coding sequence GTGCTAGGACGTAAGAAAAATACCGCTGATCAGATCGCCGAGGCCGAGGCAGCTCGAGCCCGCGAGGACGCCTCCACCACCAGGCGCCAGCCTGAGAAGAAGGGCGTGCCCACCCCCAAGCGCAGCGAACAGGTGGCAGCACGACGCCGTCCCCTCGTGCAGAACGATCGCAAGCTCGCACGCGCCGCGCAGCGCCAGCAGATGGCGGACCAGCGCGTGAAGATGCGTCGGGCGATGGAGACGGGCGAGGAGAAGTACCTTCCCCCGCGCGACCGCGGTCCGCAGCGTCGGTTCGTCCGTGACTACGTCGACGCCCGCTTCGGCATCGGCGAGTGGATGCTGATCCTGGTGCTGGTGTTCCTTTTCGCCTCATTCGTGATGAACGAGCAGATGCGCATCGTCGTCAGCCAGATCCTGTGGCTCTTCGTCCTCGCCGTCATCGTCGAAGCCTGGTGGGTCGGCCGCACCGTGCGCAAGAAGCTCGACGCGAAGTTCGGGTCCGACAATCGGGAACGTGGGATCCGCTTCTACGCCGCCATGCGCGCGCTGCAGATCCGCCGGCTGCGCCTGCCCAAGCCGCTCGTCGCCCGCGGGCAGTTCCCCTCCTAG
- the trpD gene encoding anthranilate phosphoribosyltransferase — MKPPTSADSHSPTPALPGNWPELLETLLAGQHLSAKTSAWAMDQLMSGALSDGQIAAFLVALRAKGEVAEELVGLSTTMMDKAVPMKIEGPTLDIVGTGGDMLGTVNISTMSSLTAVGAGARVVKHGNRGASTTAGAADVIEALGVDLSLSPEKVARAAEEVGITFLFAQSFHPSMRHVGPVRRQLGIRTVFNFLGPLSNPARVTAQALGCASPTLAPRMAEVLAVRGTRGLVFRGQDGRDKITTSAATDLWEVREGEVSHTVLSPEDVGLPRVAVEDLRGGSGAENAQIVRRLLSGEPGPVRDAVVLNAAAGLTSLAEHAEGDLLERLRANMVLAEESIDTGAAADVLRRWVEFSRSAS; from the coding sequence GTGAAACCTCCGACATCCGCCGATTCCCACTCCCCCACCCCCGCCCTGCCGGGGAACTGGCCCGAGCTGCTCGAGACGCTTCTGGCCGGGCAGCATCTGAGCGCGAAGACCTCTGCCTGGGCGATGGACCAGCTGATGAGCGGGGCGCTCAGCGACGGCCAGATCGCCGCCTTCCTGGTGGCGCTGCGCGCGAAGGGCGAGGTCGCGGAGGAGCTCGTCGGACTGAGCACCACCATGATGGACAAGGCGGTCCCGATGAAGATCGAGGGGCCCACCTTGGACATCGTGGGCACCGGGGGCGACATGCTCGGCACGGTGAACATCTCCACCATGTCCTCGCTGACCGCGGTGGGCGCGGGAGCGCGGGTGGTCAAGCATGGCAATCGCGGCGCCTCCACCACTGCGGGGGCCGCTGACGTGATCGAAGCGCTCGGCGTGGATCTGAGTCTCAGTCCAGAGAAGGTGGCCCGCGCGGCCGAGGAAGTGGGCATCACCTTCCTCTTCGCGCAGAGCTTCCACCCTTCGATGCGCCACGTGGGACCGGTGCGGCGCCAGCTGGGCATCAGGACGGTCTTCAACTTCCTCGGGCCGCTGTCCAACCCCGCCCGCGTCACCGCCCAGGCACTCGGCTGCGCGAGCCCCACGCTGGCTCCGCGGATGGCCGAGGTCCTTGCGGTCCGTGGGACTCGAGGCCTCGTGTTCCGCGGACAGGACGGACGGGACAAGATCACCACCTCGGCCGCCACCGACCTGTGGGAGGTGCGAGAGGGCGAGGTCTCCCACACCGTGCTCAGCCCGGAAGACGTGGGCCTGCCCCGGGTGGCCGTGGAAGACCTGCGGGGCGGAAGCGGCGCCGAGAACGCGCAGATCGTGCGGCGGCTGCTCTCCGGGGAACCTGGGCCGGTGCGCGACGCCGTCGTCCTCAACGCAGCGGCCGGACTGACCAGCCTTGCCGAGCATGCCGAGGGTGATCTGCTGGAGCGGCTTCGGGCGAACATGGTCCTTGCTGAGGAGTCCATCGACACCGGTGCCGCCGCCGACGTGCTGCGCCGCTGGGTGGAGTTCAGCCGGTCTGCGAGCTGA
- the ctaD gene encoding aa3-type cytochrome oxidase subunit I, which produces MATLEYSADDARDVSRVVPRSKGKIVVNWLTTTDHKVIGYMYLISSFIFFCVGGVMALLIRAELFEPGMQLLQTKEQYNQLFTMHGTVMLLLFATPLFAGFANAIMPLQIGAPDVAFPRLNALAFWFFLFGALVAMAGFLTPQGAASFGWFAYAPLSDTTYSPGVGGDLWVFGLALTGFGTIMGGVNFITTILCMRAPGMTMWRMPIFVWNTLITSILVLMAFPPLAAALFGLGLDRRFGGHIFDPEAGGAVLWQHLFWFFGHPEVYIIALPFFGIVSEILPVFSRKPIFGYKGLVYATIAIAALSVTVWAHHMYVTGAVMLPFFALMTMLIAVPTGVKFFNWIGTLWRGSLTFETPMLWSLGFLVTFLFGGLTGIILAVPPLDFHLSDTYFVVAHFHYVVFGTVVFAMFAGFYFWWPKWTGKMLNERLGKINFWMLFIGFHGTFMIQHWLGVMGMPRRYADYMVEDGFTAMNQFSTIFSMLLGASLIPFFWNVWITSRKGKKVLVDDPWGFGGSLEWATSCPPPRHNFYSLPRIRSERPALDLHHPELADRHTAESPAAKIFGPADQSDKAGV; this is translated from the coding sequence GTGGCGACCCTCGAATACAGTGCAGATGATGCACGCGACGTCTCGCGCGTCGTCCCCCGCTCCAAGGGGAAGATCGTCGTCAACTGGTTGACGACGACCGACCACAAGGTCATCGGGTACATGTACCTGATCTCCTCGTTCATCTTCTTCTGCGTCGGCGGCGTGATGGCGCTGCTGATCCGCGCCGAGCTCTTCGAGCCCGGCATGCAGCTGCTGCAGACCAAGGAGCAGTACAACCAGCTCTTCACCATGCACGGCACGGTGATGCTGCTGCTGTTCGCGACTCCGCTCTTCGCAGGCTTCGCCAACGCGATCATGCCGCTGCAGATCGGCGCCCCGGACGTGGCCTTCCCCCGCTTGAACGCGCTGGCCTTCTGGTTCTTCCTGTTCGGCGCGCTGGTCGCCATGGCAGGGTTCCTGACCCCCCAGGGCGCTGCATCCTTCGGCTGGTTCGCCTACGCCCCGCTCTCCGACACCACCTATTCGCCTGGTGTAGGCGGTGACCTCTGGGTCTTCGGCCTGGCGCTGACCGGCTTCGGCACGATCATGGGTGGCGTCAACTTCATCACCACCATCCTGTGCATGCGTGCGCCGGGCATGACCATGTGGCGGATGCCGATCTTCGTCTGGAACACCCTGATCACCTCGATCCTGGTGCTGATGGCCTTCCCGCCGCTGGCAGCTGCACTCTTCGGCCTCGGACTCGACCGCCGCTTCGGCGGACACATCTTCGATCCAGAGGCCGGCGGTGCCGTGCTCTGGCAGCACCTGTTCTGGTTCTTCGGCCACCCCGAGGTCTACATCATCGCGCTGCCGTTCTTCGGCATCGTCTCCGAGATCCTCCCGGTCTTCAGCCGCAAGCCGATCTTCGGGTACAAGGGTCTGGTCTACGCCACGATCGCCATCGCCGCGCTCTCGGTGACCGTCTGGGCGCACCACATGTATGTGACCGGCGCGGTCATGCTGCCGTTCTTCGCGCTGATGACCATGCTGATCGCGGTGCCCACCGGCGTGAAGTTCTTCAACTGGATCGGCACGCTCTGGCGAGGGTCTCTGACCTTCGAGACGCCGATGCTCTGGAGCCTCGGCTTCCTGGTGACCTTCCTCTTCGGTGGACTCACCGGCATCATCCTCGCGGTGCCGCCGCTGGACTTCCACCTCTCCGACACCTACTTCGTGGTGGCGCACTTCCACTACGTGGTCTTCGGCACCGTGGTGTTCGCGATGTTCGCCGGATTCTATTTCTGGTGGCCCAAGTGGACCGGCAAGATGCTCAACGAGCGTCTGGGCAAGATCAACTTCTGGATGCTGTTCATCGGCTTCCACGGCACCTTCATGATCCAGCACTGGCTCGGCGTCATGGGCATGCCGCGGCGCTACGCCGACTACATGGTCGAAGACGGGTTCACCGCGATGAACCAGTTCTCCACGATCTTCTCCATGCTGCTGGGCGCCTCGCTGATTCCCTTCTTCTGGAACGTGTGGATCACCTCGCGCAAGGGCAAGAAGGTCCTCGTGGATGACCCCTGGGGCTTCGGCGGATCGCTCGAATGGGCAACCTCCTGCCCCCCGCCGCGGCACAACTTCTACTCGCTTCCCCGGATCCGGTCCGAGCGTCCCGCGCTCGACCTCCACCACCCTGAGCTCGCCGATCGTCACACCGCTGAATCTCCGGCGGCCAAGATCTTCGGACCAGCAGATCAGTCGGATAAGGCAGGTGTCTGA
- a CDS encoding quinone-dependent dihydroorotate dehydrogenase has translation MYRFLFSTVLSRLDPENAHHLVISGLRLGERIGVTTALARWCRPAESLEIKALGLVWPSPFGLAAGFDKDATTVLPLASLGFGHIEIGTVTAAAQPGNPKPRLFRLVKDRALINRMGFNNDGAEALRPRLQDIRDRITRLKSAGRHAPVVGVNIGKTKLTPLEEATEDYLSSARVLAPVADYLVVNVSSPNTPGLRQLQDIEALRPLLLAVRQEADQAAEQHVPLLVKIAPDLNDDDVDAVAALVTDLGLDGVIATNTTISREGLSTDQETVRAMGAGGLSGPVLAQRSIEVLQRLRDRLPRTTAIISVGGVRSGDDVAERLAHGATLVQGYTAFVYEGPFWVRRINRRLASLLRSG, from the coding sequence ATGTACCGCTTCCTCTTCAGCACAGTCCTGTCCCGACTGGATCCCGAGAACGCCCATCATCTCGTCATCTCCGGGCTGCGGCTGGGCGAAAGGATCGGCGTCACCACGGCACTGGCGCGATGGTGCCGACCCGCCGAATCGCTGGAGATCAAGGCGCTGGGTCTGGTGTGGCCCTCGCCCTTCGGCCTGGCGGCGGGCTTCGACAAGGATGCGACCACGGTCCTGCCGCTGGCGAGCCTGGGCTTCGGTCATATCGAGATCGGGACGGTGACGGCGGCCGCTCAGCCAGGGAATCCGAAGCCGCGACTCTTCAGACTGGTCAAGGACCGCGCACTGATCAATCGGATGGGTTTCAACAACGACGGCGCCGAGGCCCTGCGCCCACGGCTGCAGGACATCCGGGACCGCATCACGCGGCTCAAGTCCGCTGGTCGTCACGCCCCCGTGGTGGGGGTCAACATCGGCAAGACCAAGCTCACGCCGCTGGAGGAGGCCACCGAGGACTACCTGAGCTCTGCCCGGGTGCTGGCCCCGGTGGCGGACTACCTGGTGGTCAATGTGTCCTCGCCGAACACCCCGGGCCTGCGCCAGCTCCAGGACATCGAAGCGCTGCGCCCACTGCTCCTCGCCGTCAGGCAGGAAGCAGATCAGGCCGCAGAACAGCATGTGCCGCTGCTGGTGAAGATCGCCCCAGACCTCAATGACGACGACGTCGACGCGGTGGCCGCGCTGGTGACCGATCTCGGGCTCGACGGAGTGATCGCCACGAACACGACGATCTCGCGCGAGGGCCTGAGCACGGACCAGGAGACAGTCCGGGCGATGGGCGCCGGGGGACTCAGCGGGCCGGTGTTGGCCCAGCGATCGATCGAGGTGCTGCAGCGGCTGCGAGACCGGCTGCCGCGCACCACAGCGATCATCTCGGTCGGGGGAGTCAGAAGCGGTGACGACGTCGCGGAGCGGCTTGCCCACGGCGCGACCCTGGTCCAGGGCTACACGGCTTTCGTCTACGAGGGCCCGTTCTGGGTCCGGCGCATCAACCGCCGCCTGGCCTCACTGCTGCGAAGCGGCTGA
- the qcrA gene encoding cytochrome bc1 complex Rieske iron-sulfur subunit, with translation MGEHGNGDPQSDAVIRAGDGKSSGHAIDNPGLPPHRPRLADVDEKAAKRAERQVSALFLISIIGTVMFFVGYFVVGVTAGDLEMLRLQNTLLGLGVAFAMLGIGLGVVQWARALMPDHEVIEDRKPLRKEEERAEAAATVNEIVDETQIKRRPLLRNTLIGAALLAPLPAVLVLRDLDRSEDFGVERMRHTIWEEGVRLVRDPTGTPIRAADLTVGSVVHVVPETLREISGHGERLAAKAKAVVLLIRMQPDELAPATGERENWTHEGIIACSKVCTHVGCPVALYERHTHHLLCPCHQSTFDAAQQFKVIFGPAGRPLPQLPITVDDEGFLVARSDFTEPVGPTYWERGYTS, from the coding sequence ATGGGCGAGCACGGTAACGGCGATCCGCAGTCGGACGCCGTCATCAGAGCCGGTGACGGGAAGTCGAGTGGCCACGCCATCGACAACCCGGGCCTGCCGCCGCACCGTCCGCGGTTGGCAGATGTGGATGAGAAGGCGGCCAAGCGCGCCGAGCGTCAGGTCTCTGCGCTCTTTCTGATCTCCATCATCGGCACAGTGATGTTCTTCGTCGGCTACTTCGTCGTCGGCGTCACGGCAGGCGACCTCGAGATGCTGCGCCTGCAGAACACCCTGCTCGGTCTTGGCGTCGCCTTCGCCATGCTCGGCATCGGGCTCGGTGTGGTCCAGTGGGCCCGCGCGCTGATGCCCGACCACGAGGTCATCGAGGACCGCAAGCCCCTGCGCAAGGAAGAAGAGCGCGCCGAGGCTGCCGCAACCGTCAACGAGATCGTGGACGAGACCCAGATCAAGCGCCGACCGCTGCTGCGCAACACGCTCATCGGCGCGGCTCTGCTGGCCCCGCTGCCCGCCGTCCTCGTGCTGCGCGACCTTGATCGTTCCGAGGACTTCGGCGTGGAGCGCATGCGCCACACCATCTGGGAGGAGGGTGTGCGCCTGGTGCGCGACCCCACCGGCACTCCCATCCGTGCGGCGGACCTCACCGTCGGGTCGGTGGTGCACGTGGTGCCCGAGACCCTCCGAGAGATCTCCGGGCACGGTGAGCGCCTCGCGGCCAAGGCCAAAGCCGTGGTCCTGCTGATCCGGATGCAGCCCGATGAGCTCGCCCCGGCCACCGGCGAACGCGAGAACTGGACCCACGAGGGCATCATCGCCTGCTCCAAGGTCTGCACGCATGTGGGCTGCCCGGTGGCGCTCTATGAGCGTCATACGCACCACCTGCTCTGCCCCTGCCACCAGTCCACCTTCGATGCTGCCCAGCAGTTCAAGGTGATCTTCGGTCCCGCAGGGCGCCCGCTGCCCCAGCTGCCCATCACCGTGGACGATGAGGGCTTCCTCGTTGCTCGCAGCGACTTCACCGAACCCGTCGGCCCCACCTACTGGGAGCGTGGCTACACATCATGA
- a CDS encoding alpha/beta hydrolase — protein MDELLEDTPPGVWSADHLQDCLRLTLPLGEDEEGSVSATLVSYSPDPAQHEVHAEHRSTTGEGAAESLELAPVLHIHGWSDYFYNLPLARSWQRSGRPFYALDLRKYGRSLRSWQTPGYIASLETYDADLDAALAEIRSMHPDSPAPIIHAHSTGGLVAALWAQRNPGKASALILNSPWLELSGDVAARTATEGILAPLGQFSPTRALKLPAIDNYWQSLSNQAQGEWTLHPRWRPRNSFPIRVGWMRAILAGHRKVYDGLGLTLPILVLLSGATAYRRHWTEELQESDSVLDVELLARRAVKLGDRVTVVRIHRALHDVFASEETVRNRAFDEVQRWLLAYAPERSVANLSTAAP, from the coding sequence ATGGACGAACTGCTCGAAGACACGCCGCCGGGCGTCTGGTCGGCCGACCATCTCCAAGACTGCCTGCGGCTGACCCTCCCGCTGGGTGAGGACGAAGAGGGAAGCGTCAGCGCCACGCTCGTCAGCTACTCCCCCGACCCGGCCCAGCATGAGGTCCATGCGGAACACCGGTCCACCACCGGGGAGGGCGCCGCGGAGAGCCTCGAGCTTGCCCCGGTGCTGCACATCCACGGCTGGTCGGACTACTTCTACAACCTCCCTCTGGCGCGCAGCTGGCAACGCTCGGGGCGCCCCTTCTACGCCCTGGACCTGCGGAAGTACGGACGCAGCCTGCGCAGCTGGCAGACACCGGGATACATCGCCTCGTTGGAGACCTACGATGCCGACCTGGACGCCGCACTGGCAGAGATCCGCTCCATGCACCCCGACTCGCCGGCGCCGATCATCCATGCCCATTCCACGGGTGGTCTGGTGGCAGCCCTGTGGGCGCAGCGAAACCCCGGCAAGGCCAGCGCGCTGATCCTGAACAGTCCCTGGCTGGAGCTCTCCGGGGATGTCGCGGCGCGCACCGCCACCGAGGGGATCCTCGCGCCGCTGGGTCAGTTCTCGCCCACGAGGGCTCTGAAGCTTCCGGCCATCGACAATTATTGGCAGTCGCTGTCCAACCAGGCGCAGGGGGAATGGACCCTGCACCCGCGGTGGCGACCCCGAAACTCTTTCCCGATCCGGGTGGGATGGATGCGTGCAATCCTGGCAGGACATCGCAAGGTCTACGACGGATTGGGACTGACGCTGCCGATCCTGGTGCTGCTCTCCGGTGCCACCGCGTACCGTCGGCACTGGACCGAGGAGCTGCAGGAATCAGACTCTGTGCTCGATGTGGAGCTGCTCGCCCGCCGGGCCGTGAAGCTCGGCGACCGGGTGACGGTGGTGCGCATCCACCGCGCGCTGCATGATGTCTTCGCCTCCGAGGAGACGGTCCGCAATCGTGCCTTCGATGAGGTGCAGCGCTGGCTGCTGGCCTACGCCCCGGAGCGGTCGGTCGCGAACCTGTCCACCGCGGCGCCGTAG